One Chlorobaculum limnaeum genomic window carries:
- the argF gene encoding ornithine carbamoyltransferase, protein MSQDKTNGSKKRDFLGFTGLDAGKIIELFDYSLYIKQQRQANRNSDEFRPIRHKTVAMIFNKPSLRTRVSFELGVYELGGHAISLEGKSIGVGERESVEDIARLLSRYNDAIVARLHEHEIIETLAAHADIPVINALTDLSHPCQILADAFTLYEKGLWRDDIKVVFVGDGNNVANSWIELAGILPFHFVLACPEGYLPDEKLLKQARSNAKGTIEILHDPMEAARNADVLYTDVWTSMGQEEEMAERLKAFAPFQINSKMLAEAKPSAVVMHCMPAHRGQEISAEVMDGPHSIIIDEAENRLHVQKALMVKLMNHDVYRKFHLTHRLNRAANRLKA, encoded by the coding sequence ATGAGCCAGGATAAAACAAACGGATCGAAAAAACGCGACTTTCTCGGATTCACCGGCCTCGACGCGGGCAAGATCATCGAGCTTTTCGACTACTCGCTCTACATCAAGCAGCAGCGCCAGGCGAACCGGAACAGCGACGAGTTCCGCCCGATCCGCCACAAGACCGTGGCCATGATCTTCAACAAACCCTCGCTCCGCACGCGCGTCTCCTTCGAACTCGGCGTCTATGAGCTTGGCGGCCACGCCATCAGTCTCGAAGGCAAGTCGATCGGCGTCGGCGAACGTGAGTCTGTCGAGGACATCGCCCGCCTGCTCTCGCGCTACAACGACGCGATTGTCGCCCGCCTGCACGAGCACGAGATCATCGAGACGCTTGCAGCTCATGCGGACATTCCGGTCATCAACGCGCTGACCGACCTGTCGCACCCGTGCCAGATTCTGGCCGACGCCTTCACGCTCTATGAAAAGGGGCTGTGGCGCGACGACATCAAGGTGGTCTTCGTCGGCGATGGCAACAACGTGGCCAACTCGTGGATCGAGCTGGCGGGGATTCTCCCCTTCCACTTCGTGCTCGCCTGCCCGGAGGGATACCTGCCGGACGAGAAGCTGCTCAAGCAGGCGCGGAGCAACGCCAAAGGCACCATCGAGATTCTGCACGATCCGATGGAGGCCGCCCGGAACGCCGACGTGCTTTACACCGACGTCTGGACCAGCATGGGCCAGGAGGAGGAGATGGCCGAGCGGCTGAAGGCGTTCGCGCCGTTCCAGATCAACTCGAAGATGCTCGCCGAAGCCAAACCGTCGGCGGTGGTGATGCACTGCATGCCCGCCCATCGCGGCCAGGAGATCAGCGCCGAGGTGATGGACGGGCCGCACTCGATTATCATCGACGAGGCCGAAAACCGTCTGCACGTGCAGAAGGCGCTGATGGTCAAGCTGATGAACCACGACGTCTACCGGAAGTTCCACCTGACGCACCGGCTGAACCGGGCCGCCAATCGCCTGAAAGCCTGA
- the argB gene encoding acetylglutamate kinase, giving the protein MEKMCSEFRPEGKRPEPAIGYMLVEALPYIRKFEGKTFVIKYGGAAMKDEVLKNIFAENVTLLRKVGIKVVIVHGGGDAITKTSAKLGLETTFVHGKRVTDRQTIDVIQMTLAGKVNQDIVQLINEDGGNAVGVSGLDADMILAKPSPNSATLGLVGEVAEINTRYIDLLCDAGLIPVIAPIGYDMESNIYNINADDAAAAIAVALKAEKLIYVSDVEGVRVGNRILKTICKADAAEFIETGIITGGMIPKVVSAYQTLDGGVGKVHLVDGQITHSLLLEVFTNEGVGTQFVNEIENEPTAEGAAS; this is encoded by the coding sequence ATGGAAAAAATGTGCAGCGAGTTCCGTCCCGAAGGCAAGAGGCCTGAACCGGCTATCGGCTACATGCTCGTCGAGGCGCTGCCCTACATCAGGAAATTCGAGGGCAAGACCTTCGTCATCAAATACGGCGGCGCGGCCATGAAGGACGAGGTGCTGAAGAACATCTTCGCCGAGAACGTGACGCTCCTGCGCAAGGTGGGCATCAAGGTGGTGATCGTGCATGGCGGCGGTGACGCGATCACCAAGACCTCCGCGAAGCTTGGGCTGGAGACCACCTTCGTGCACGGCAAGCGCGTGACTGACCGCCAGACCATCGACGTGATCCAGATGACCCTCGCCGGAAAGGTGAACCAGGACATCGTGCAGCTCATCAACGAGGATGGCGGCAACGCCGTCGGCGTGAGCGGTCTCGATGCCGACATGATTCTGGCCAAGCCATCGCCGAACTCGGCGACCCTCGGCCTCGTCGGCGAGGTGGCCGAGATCAACACGAGATACATCGACCTGCTTTGCGACGCGGGGCTGATTCCGGTGATCGCCCCCATCGGCTACGACATGGAGAGCAATATCTACAACATCAACGCCGACGACGCGGCGGCAGCCATCGCCGTGGCGCTCAAGGCCGAGAAGCTCATCTACGTCAGCGACGTGGAGGGGGTGCGCGTCGGCAACCGCATCCTCAAGACGATCTGCAAAGCCGACGCGGCGGAGTTCATCGAAACAGGGATCATCACCGGCGGCATGATACCAAAAGTCGTCTCGGCCTACCAGACGCTCGACGGCGGCGTCGGCAAGGTGCACCTCGTCGATGGCCAGATCACCCATTCGCTGCTGCTCGAAGTCTTCACCAACGAAGGCGTCGGCACGCAGTTTGTCAATGAAATCGAAAACGAACCAACCGCTGAAGGAGCAGCCTCATGA
- the argJ gene encoding bifunctional glutamate N-acetyltransferase/amino-acid acetyltransferase ArgJ encodes MEPFEKSIAAVRRLTARTSWPEGVTPVIADPASGGAFWPEGFTLAGINCGIKPSRKDLMLMLCDEPSSTASVFTTNLCCAAPVELSKAALSASAGRMRAVICNSGNANAATGASGIQNARLMAEATAQAFGLDAGEVLVASTGVIGQRLPVEKIAEAMPSLKAASGATQWADAAEAIMTTDTFPKAFGVDVALSGGTARIAGIAKGSGMICPNMATMLAFLGTDVSIDPALLQELLTAANAVSFNAITVDGDTSTNDMAAIMASGKGPQVLPDSEDARLFGEALRSVMTMLAQLIIVDGEGATKFVELRVTGARNDAEARMAAMTVANSPLVKTAINGEDANWGRIIAAAGRSGASFDQEELAVSFDDEPILKPGLDANFSEERAKEIMSKEEFTITLSLGNGPGAATVWTCDLSHGYIEINGSYRS; translated from the coding sequence TTGGAACCATTTGAAAAATCGATAGCCGCCGTCAGGCGCCTCACCGCCAGAACGAGCTGGCCTGAAGGCGTGACGCCGGTCATTGCCGATCCCGCATCGGGCGGCGCGTTCTGGCCCGAGGGCTTCACGCTCGCGGGCATCAACTGCGGCATCAAGCCGTCGCGCAAGGATCTGATGCTGATGCTCTGTGACGAACCGTCGAGCACCGCCTCGGTCTTCACGACGAACCTTTGCTGCGCGGCTCCGGTCGAGCTGTCGAAGGCTGCGCTGTCGGCGTCTGCCGGACGGATGCGTGCCGTCATATGCAACAGCGGCAACGCCAACGCTGCCACGGGCGCGTCGGGAATACAGAACGCGCGGCTGATGGCCGAAGCCACGGCGCAGGCGTTCGGCCTCGATGCAGGCGAAGTGCTCGTCGCCTCCACCGGCGTCATCGGCCAGCGGCTCCCGGTCGAGAAAATCGCCGAGGCCATGCCGTCGCTCAAAGCCGCCTCCGGCGCGACGCAGTGGGCGGACGCCGCCGAGGCGATCATGACCACCGATACCTTCCCGAAGGCGTTCGGCGTCGATGTCGCGCTCTCCGGCGGAACGGCGAGAATCGCGGGCATCGCCAAAGGGTCGGGCATGATCTGCCCCAACATGGCGACGATGCTCGCCTTCCTCGGCACGGATGTTTCGATTGACCCGGCGCTCCTGCAGGAGCTGCTCACTGCGGCCAACGCGGTGAGCTTCAACGCTATCACAGTCGATGGCGACACCAGCACCAACGACATGGCAGCGATCATGGCGAGTGGCAAGGGGCCGCAAGTGCTTCCGGATAGCGAGGATGCGCGGCTTTTCGGCGAGGCGCTCCGCTCGGTGATGACCATGCTCGCCCAGCTCATCATCGTCGATGGCGAGGGGGCGACCAAGTTCGTCGAGCTGCGCGTCACCGGTGCCAGGAACGACGCCGAGGCTCGCATGGCGGCCATGACCGTGGCCAACTCGCCGCTCGTCAAAACGGCCATCAACGGCGAGGACGCCAACTGGGGCCGCATCATCGCGGCGGCGGGACGCTCCGGCGCATCGTTCGATCAGGAGGAGCTTGCCGTCAGTTTCGACGACGAGCCAATCCTGAAACCGGGCCTCGACGCAAACTTTTCGGAAGAGCGGGCCAAGGAGATCATGTCGAAGGAGGAGTTCACCATTACGCTCTCGCTCGGCAACGGGCCGGGCGCGGCGACCGTGTGGACGTGCGACCTGAGCCACGGCTACATCGAAATCAACGGCAGCTATCGCAGTTGA
- the argC gene encoding N-acetyl-gamma-glutamyl-phosphate reductase: protein MNLTSMQHNKVTVSVIGASGYSGAELVKLLMKHPGIIIDELYAHTQAGKRFTELYPAIPCDKTFQTYSGQTDSDVYFLALPHGEALQLVPGIVKAGKKVIDLSGDFRLTSTAEHKHFYGGDKSAEDVLQYGMPELFRDEIAGSTAISNPGCYATSIILGLAPLFRGGMAGLEVESVNVTAVSGISGAGRSAKLELSFSEMSGNMRAYKVGKHQHTPEIMQALGTSATDPSFRFVMTPMIAPYVRGIYSVLNVRLASPVALESIRELYAEFYASAPFVRLRDGVTEVSHVAYTNFCDVSLAFESDGSLVVITAIDNLMKGAAGQAVQNMNLMLGFDETTALL, encoded by the coding sequence ATGAATCTTACCTCGATGCAGCATAACAAGGTTACGGTTTCGGTCATCGGCGCTTCGGGATATTCAGGAGCCGAGCTGGTGAAGCTGCTCATGAAGCATCCGGGCATCATCATCGATGAGCTTTACGCGCACACACAGGCGGGCAAGCGCTTTACGGAGCTGTACCCGGCGATCCCGTGCGACAAGACGTTTCAGACCTATTCAGGCCAGACAGATAGCGATGTTTACTTCCTCGCCCTGCCGCATGGCGAGGCGTTGCAGCTCGTGCCAGGCATCGTGAAAGCCGGAAAAAAGGTGATCGACCTCTCGGGCGACTTCAGACTGACAAGCACCGCCGAGCACAAGCATTTTTACGGCGGCGACAAGTCGGCGGAGGATGTGCTCCAGTACGGTATGCCGGAGCTGTTCCGCGATGAAATCGCCGGATCGACGGCAATCAGCAATCCGGGATGCTACGCCACGAGCATCATCCTCGGCCTCGCTCCCCTCTTCCGCGGCGGCATGGCGGGACTCGAAGTCGAGTCGGTGAACGTCACGGCGGTTTCGGGCATTTCGGGCGCGGGCCGGAGCGCGAAGCTCGAACTCTCCTTCTCTGAGATGAGCGGCAACATGCGGGCCTACAAGGTGGGCAAGCACCAGCACACCCCGGAGATCATGCAGGCGCTCGGCACTTCGGCGACCGATCCGTCGTTCCGATTCGTCATGACGCCGATGATAGCGCCCTACGTTCGCGGCATTTACTCGGTGCTGAACGTGCGCCTCGCCTCGCCGGTGGCGCTGGAGTCGATTCGCGAGCTGTACGCCGAATTTTACGCCAGCGCTCCCTTCGTCAGGCTGCGCGACGGTGTGACCGAGGTGAGCCACGTCGCTTACACCAATTTCTGCGATGTCAGCCTCGCCTTCGAAAGCGACGGGTCGCTGGTCGTCATCACGGCCATCGACAACCTCATGAAGGGCGCGGCAGGCCAGGCGGTACAGAACATGAACCTGATGCTCGGCTTCGACGAAACGACCGCTTTGCTCTAA
- a CDS encoding substrate-binding domain-containing protein, producing MIALLLAAGIAVPVWFWMRTPSPENPLTSAISGPTPISGTLAVAVDRSLVPVAEIQAKAFSEQYPKAAIKLSPESSRPVLRLLERRVEAALIEGALSAREDSLLSTLKRPLKRQPVARNALVFVVNRANPVRSVSVAVLKAVFEGRFTGWQSLGKIVACLDGSNLRARALLSELLLVSPDSLVASAEADMPRLLERLRKDRNAAAIMTLPAYAAALRSGYADSIEALPVSANGGESVEASPETLYTGEYPLSTDIIYLYDPYNPLATGFGAWLAKEGQKLFERGDMAPYEQLVRTIILN from the coding sequence GTGATTGCACTTCTCCTGGCCGCAGGCATTGCCGTGCCTGTCTGGTTCTGGATGCGTACGCCGTCGCCGGAAAACCCGCTCACTTCGGCCATTTCCGGCCCAACGCCCATCAGCGGAACGCTTGCCGTGGCGGTTGACCGATCGCTCGTTCCGGTAGCTGAAATCCAGGCGAAAGCTTTTTCGGAGCAGTATCCGAAAGCGGCCATAAAACTCTCACCGGAATCTTCCCGTCCGGTCTTGCGGCTTCTCGAACGCCGGGTCGAAGCGGCGCTCATCGAGGGTGCGCTGTCGGCCCGCGAAGATTCGCTGCTCTCCACGCTGAAGCGCCCCCTCAAGCGGCAGCCGGTCGCCCGCAACGCGCTGGTGTTCGTGGTCAATCGCGCCAATCCCGTCCGCTCCGTTTCGGTCGCCGTGCTGAAAGCGGTGTTCGAGGGACGCTTCACCGGCTGGCAATCGCTGGGCAAAATCGTCGCCTGCCTCGATGGCAGCAACCTCCGCGCACGGGCGTTGCTTTCGGAGTTGCTGTTGGTCAGTCCCGATTCGCTTGTCGCATCAGCCGAAGCGGACATGCCTCGCCTCCTGGAGCGGCTCCGCAAAGACCGGAACGCCGCCGCCATCATGACGCTTCCCGCCTACGCGGCAGCTCTGCGCTCAGGCTATGCCGACAGCATCGAGGCGCTGCCGGTGAGCGCGAATGGCGGCGAATCGGTCGAGGCTTCGCCCGAAACGCTCTACACCGGCGAGTATCCGCTCTCGACGGATATTATCTATCTCTACGATCCCTACAATCCACTTGCGACCGGCTTCGGCGCATGGCTTGCCAAAGAGGGGCAGAAACTCTTCGAACGCGGCGACATGGCTCCATACGAGCAGCTCGTGCGCACCATCATTCTCAACTGA
- a CDS encoding GGDEF domain-containing protein — MKHGSNTSGKGFIRLTVLFGFMALLLVAGGTAWFGAFQSSRLREIASDQALRMRLVECRARISSIEQQFGDGTLSAGRQMELQSKLRIECARFSEIGRSAEVQPESVLGQWLKHRKPLVAPVSRESLQLMIVDLDGMIEQMNARIAADNDSLAASLNWYLAFITILLIIVVLAAGRLIVSNYRHSIIPLHQLSQRLTLLNCNLPESLHDTAEAAETLLSGEEPSAEMRSVSESVVSMCHDIEEKNRKLDELHIRDEKTNLYNYRHFKEHLIIDVERARRLKGDIALAMIDIDHFKRYNDRYGHVAGDRVLARIAEIIREECRMTDIPSRFGGDEFAVLFPKTDRATALEISERLRSIICDEPFEYESNQPGGQLTVSIGVASWLDDATDGTSLITNADKALYKAKHLGRNMVLAFSKPLEVEEEEGS, encoded by the coding sequence ATGAAACACGGAAGCAACACAAGCGGCAAAGGCTTCATCAGGTTGACGGTACTGTTTGGCTTCATGGCGCTACTGCTGGTTGCGGGAGGCACCGCGTGGTTCGGCGCATTCCAGTCTTCCCGGCTCCGCGAAATCGCCTCAGACCAGGCGTTGCGCATGAGGCTGGTCGAATGCCGTGCCAGAATATCATCGATCGAGCAACAGTTCGGCGATGGAACTCTTTCGGCAGGCAGGCAGATGGAGCTTCAGTCGAAGCTCCGGATCGAGTGCGCCCGGTTTTCGGAAATTGGACGCAGCGCGGAGGTGCAGCCGGAGAGCGTGCTCGGCCAGTGGCTGAAGCATCGCAAGCCGCTCGTCGCGCCGGTAAGCCGCGAATCGCTCCAGCTCATGATTGTCGATCTCGACGGCATGATCGAACAGATGAACGCCAGGATCGCCGCTGACAATGACTCGCTCGCGGCCAGCCTGAACTGGTACCTCGCCTTCATCACGATCTTGTTGATCATCGTCGTCCTTGCCGCCGGGCGTCTCATTGTGTCGAATTACCGCCACTCGATCATTCCCCTCCACCAGCTTTCGCAGCGGCTGACGCTCTTGAACTGCAACCTGCCCGAGAGCCTGCACGACACCGCCGAAGCCGCCGAGACGCTCCTGAGCGGCGAGGAGCCATCCGCCGAAATGCGCTCTGTCAGCGAATCGGTCGTCAGCATGTGCCACGACATCGAAGAGAAAAACCGCAAGCTCGACGAGTTGCACATTCGCGATGAAAAGACCAATCTCTACAACTATCGCCACTTCAAGGAGCATCTCATCATCGATGTCGAGCGGGCACGCCGCCTCAAGGGTGACATTGCGCTCGCCATGATCGACATCGACCACTTCAAGCGCTATAACGACCGCTACGGGCACGTTGCCGGAGACAGGGTGCTGGCGAGAATCGCCGAAATCATCAGGGAAGAGTGTCGCATGACTGACATTCCATCGAGGTTTGGAGGGGACGAGTTCGCTGTGCTGTTTCCGAAAACTGACCGGGCGACGGCGCTGGAGATTTCCGAGCGTCTGCGCAGCATCATCTGCGACGAACCGTTCGAGTACGAAAGCAACCAGCCCGGCGGCCAACTGACGGTGAGTATCGGCGTCGCCTCATGGCTCGACGACGCCACGGATGGCACCTCGCTGATTACTAATGCCGACAAAGCTCTTTACAAAGCAAAGCATTTGGGACGGAACATGGTTTTGGCGTTTTCAAAGCCACTGGAAGTCGAGGAAGAGGAGGGGAGTTGA
- a CDS encoding DUF2442 domain-containing protein, which produces MDTIVKAVPLDDHKIEIVTSSGIEGIFDVKPYLKGSAFKELENESYFRLVKPAHRGIMWPNEQDFSSDTIIWDIKHSQQSPVNGSDSGFDAAG; this is translated from the coding sequence ATGGATACTATCGTTAAAGCGGTGCCGTTGGATGACCACAAAATCGAAATAGTCACGAGCAGTGGTATTGAAGGAATCTTCGATGTCAAGCCATATTTGAAGGGATCAGCCTTCAAAGAACTTGAAAATGAATCCTATTTTCGACTTGTCAAGCCTGCCCATCGAGGGATCATGTGGCCAAATGAGCAGGATTTCAGTTCGGATACCATTATATGGGATATAAAGCATTCGCAGCAATCGCCTGTAAACGGCTCGGATTCTGGTTTTGATGCAGCCGGATAG
- a CDS encoding DUF6979 family protein has protein sequence MTCKREFLKVDLPKWIEGTVSKYERGQEWNSAWFETYKELGGKSDESGKKGCPRAAAKTLYELGRIIGHGTARNLPLSQVVRKHSKNGAYAIAAIELLFGEIVDGEMVLNGAGELVDAEWKRIQKRYSNVILDTYQIMPNHLHGILQFTSPNSVGTGLVPVRNLLDEFVDNDHVDDGNANANMLENDIPASKRMGTRPIPTGLYNVIGTFKSLTQNDYAFHVRNNGWPPFMKRLWQLRFHDHIIRNDDELDSIRRYIIDNPINWLKDQNNPENMMKNNDLNG, from the coding sequence ATGACATGCAAAAGAGAATTTTTGAAGGTTGACCTTCCTAAGTGGATTGAGGGGACCGTTTCGAAGTATGAACGCGGGCAAGAGTGGAATTCCGCATGGTTCGAGACATACAAGGAACTCGGCGGTAAAAGTGATGAAAGTGGCAAGAAGGGCTGTCCGAGGGCAGCTGCAAAGACACTCTACGAACTTGGCAGAATCATCGGCCATGGCACGGCTAGGAATCTTCCTCTATCGCAGGTCGTGCGAAAGCATTCAAAGAATGGTGCGTACGCGATTGCAGCGATTGAGCTTCTCTTTGGTGAGATCGTGGATGGTGAAATGGTTTTGAATGGGGCGGGAGAACTGGTTGACGCCGAATGGAAGAGAATTCAGAAGCGATATAGTAATGTAATCCTTGATACCTATCAGATCATGCCCAATCATCTCCACGGAATCCTGCAATTCACATCGCCGAATTCCGTAGGGACGGGTCTTGTGCCCGTCCGAAATCTTCTAGATGAATTCGTTGACAATGATCACGTCGATGATGGAAATGCCAACGCAAATATGTTGGAAAATGATATCCCCGCATCAAAGAGGATGGGCACAAGACCCATCCCTACGGGGTTGTATAATGTAATCGGAACCTTCAAATCCCTGACACAAAATGACTATGCTTTTCATGTGCGGAACAATGGATGGCCGCCATTCATGAAACGATTGTGGCAATTACGCTTCCATGATCATATCATCCGAAACGATGATGAATTGGATAGTATTCGGAGATATATTATCGACAATCCGATAAACTGGTTGAAAGATCAGAACAATCCGGAGAATATGATGAAGAACAATGACCTCAACGGTTAA
- a CDS encoding ABC transporter permease has translation MKAELYIARRFAFKPRSLSKPTFIVLASVLGIAVGTAALILTLSIVNGFASVIEGKLISFTSHLQVRQPDERRFAETRRDLQALKSVPGVASVSPFLEMNVMLRSRAGSGGAGGNIAPAMIQGIASRESSRFLLNGPALLESAPASADGSLPILLGKTLADNLGVRAGDRLMIVGIASKNGASGMTGGESVLELLSSLDLHVARVAGIYDTGLTEGFDDIVAFADLARLQQLYHPGMISGYEANVADLRDLKAISEAVASRLGYPFYSYTVYERYANLFEWLKLQKNIMPLLIITITVVAVFNIVSTLLVLIIEKTKEIGMLTALGLEPRAVSMVFMGQAFMISLVGIALGNLFALGLSLFELRFHLITLPEKSYFIRHVPLEIDPLQYLAVSAGVALLTLLFAFIPSRVAASLRPSTALTT, from the coding sequence ATGAAAGCTGAATTGTACATCGCCCGTCGATTCGCGTTCAAGCCGCGCTCGCTCTCCAAGCCGACCTTTATCGTGCTGGCGTCGGTGCTGGGTATTGCCGTGGGGACGGCGGCGCTGATTCTGACGCTCTCCATCGTCAACGGATTCGCGTCGGTCATCGAGGGCAAGCTTATCAGCTTCACCTCGCATCTTCAGGTGCGCCAGCCCGACGAGCGGCGATTTGCCGAAACCCGACGCGACCTCCAGGCGCTGAAAAGCGTGCCGGGCGTCGCCTCGGTGTCGCCGTTTCTCGAAATGAACGTGATGCTCCGGAGCCGCGCCGGAAGCGGCGGCGCGGGCGGCAACATCGCTCCGGCGATGATTCAGGGCATCGCTTCCCGCGAAAGTTCGCGCTTCCTCCTGAACGGCCCGGCGCTGCTCGAATCGGCTCCCGCGTCTGCGGACGGTTCGCTGCCGATCCTGCTCGGCAAGACGCTTGCCGACAATCTCGGCGTCAGGGCGGGCGACCGGCTGATGATCGTCGGTATCGCGAGCAAAAACGGCGCGTCCGGCATGACCGGCGGCGAGAGCGTCTTGGAGTTGCTGTCGAGCCTCGACCTGCACGTGGCGAGAGTCGCGGGCATCTACGACACCGGCCTCACCGAGGGGTTCGATGACATCGTCGCGTTCGCCGATCTCGCTCGGCTCCAGCAGCTCTACCATCCCGGCATGATCTCCGGCTACGAGGCTAACGTCGCTGACCTGCGCGATTTGAAGGCGATTTCGGAAGCCGTTGCAAGCCGGCTTGGCTATCCCTTTTACTCCTACACGGTGTACGAGCGCTACGCCAACCTCTTCGAGTGGCTCAAGCTCCAGAAAAACATCATGCCGCTGCTCATCATCACCATCACGGTCGTGGCGGTGTTCAACATCGTCTCGACGCTGCTCGTGCTGATCATCGAAAAAACGAAGGAGATCGGCATGTTGACCGCTCTTGGCCTTGAACCTCGCGCCGTGAGCATGGTGTTCATGGGGCAGGCGTTCATGATTTCGCTGGTCGGCATCGCGCTCGGCAACCTCTTCGCGCTCGGCCTGTCGCTCTTCGAGCTGCGCTTTCACCTCATTACGCTGCCGGAAAAGAGCTACTTCATCCGCCACGTGCCGCTCGAAATCGACCCGCTGCAATACCTCGCCGTTTCGGCGGGCGTGGCGCTCTTGACGCTGCTCTTCGCCTTCATTCCATCGCGCGTGGCCGCGTCGCTCCGGCCCAGCACCGCACTGACCACGTGA
- a CDS encoding ABC transporter permease: MKAGIWIAQRYSFARKRFRVINIISGISLAGIVVGVSTLLVVMSVLNGFQKLARDLFTTVEGPVQIAPEHGRSLVVSDSLLAAIARLDGVETAHPFVEGQAIITAAGKSELIMVRGLTDEAQRHLMKSTSNRQAYFSESGISAGSFLAERLRLYPGQPVRLFSPELISAGLQALSQPELMPALSMSDARVESSFSLQKVFDDHYVIAPVEMAQSILLFGPGRYSGIDIREKAGVSDEALEAQLRQWISANGLAQELRVLTLGERHRDMFAVMQLEKWASFAVLMLVILVALLSLGGSLAMTVIDKRHELFYLRCLGLERPQFMTIFIVEGGLTGLVGTAIGSLIAWIICKAQELYGIVQLPSKSAFIISAYPVSMKTGDFLAVGVAAILFTLLVSLYPAGKAAAIATSRSLENKME, encoded by the coding sequence ATGAAAGCAGGCATCTGGATCGCCCAACGGTACAGCTTCGCGCGGAAGCGTTTCCGGGTCATCAACATCATCTCTGGCATCAGCCTCGCGGGGATCGTCGTCGGCGTCTCGACGCTGCTCGTGGTGATGAGCGTGCTGAACGGCTTCCAGAAGCTGGCCCGCGACCTCTTCACGACTGTCGAAGGCCCGGTGCAGATCGCGCCTGAGCACGGGCGCTCGCTCGTCGTGAGCGACTCGCTGCTCGCGGCCATCGCCCGGCTCGACGGCGTCGAAACGGCGCACCCCTTCGTCGAGGGGCAGGCGATCATCACCGCGGCGGGCAAGAGCGAGCTGATCATGGTTCGCGGACTGACCGATGAGGCGCAGCGTCATCTGATGAAAAGTACGTCGAACAGGCAAGCGTATTTCTCCGAAAGTGGTATCTCGGCGGGAAGCTTTCTTGCCGAAAGGCTGAGGCTCTATCCCGGGCAGCCGGTGCGGCTCTTCAGCCCGGAGCTGATCTCGGCGGGTCTGCAAGCGCTTTCGCAACCGGAACTTATGCCCGCGCTCTCGATGAGCGACGCACGGGTCGAGAGCAGCTTTTCGCTGCAAAAGGTGTTCGACGACCACTACGTAATCGCGCCGGTCGAAATGGCGCAAAGCATTCTGCTCTTCGGGCCGGGCCGCTACTCGGGCATCGACATCAGGGAGAAGGCCGGGGTGAGCGACGAAGCGCTCGAAGCGCAATTGCGGCAATGGATTTCGGCAAACGGGCTGGCGCAGGAGCTGCGCGTGCTGACGCTGGGGGAGCGCCACCGCGACATGTTCGCCGTGATGCAGCTCGAAAAGTGGGCGAGCTTCGCCGTGCTGATGCTGGTGATTCTGGTGGCGCTCTTGAGCCTCGGCGGATCGCTCGCCATGACGGTCATCGACAAGCGCCACGAGCTGTTCTACCTCCGCTGCCTCGGCCTGGAAAGGCCGCAGTTCATGACCATCTTCATCGTCGAGGGCGGGCTGACCGGTCTCGTGGGCACGGCGATCGGCTCGCTCATCGCCTGGATCATCTGCAAAGCGCAGGAGCTGTATGGCATCGTCCAGCTTCCGTCGAAGAGCGCCTTCATCATCTCCGCCTATCCCGTCAGCATGAAAACCGGCGACTTCCTCGCCGTCGGAGTTGCCGCCATACTCTTCACCCTGCTCGTGAGCCTCTATCCCGCAGGAAAAGCCGCCGCTATCGCCACGAGCCGCTCGCTGGAAAACAAGATGGAGTGA
- a CDS encoding rubredoxin, which yields MEQWKCTICGYIYNPETGDPEGEIPAGTSFDSLPETWMCPVCGAGKEEFTKE from the coding sequence ATGGAACAATGGAAGTGCACGATCTGCGGCTATATCTACAATCCCGAAACCGGCGACCCCGAAGGCGAAATTCCCGCCGGAACATCGTTTGATTCCCTCCCCGAAACCTGGATGTGCCCCGTCTGCGGCGCAGGCAAAGAGGAGTTCACGAAGGAGTGA
- a CDS encoding rubredoxin, whose product MNVKETDPEQSGNQEWMCAECGYIYDPAEGNLETNIRPGVPFDKLPEDWNCPVCDRPKNQFTKFVSQL is encoded by the coding sequence ATGAACGTCAAGGAAACCGATCCGGAACAAAGCGGCAATCAGGAATGGATGTGCGCCGAATGCGGCTACATTTACGATCCGGCGGAGGGCAATCTCGAAACGAACATCCGCCCCGGCGTGCCATTCGACAAGCTGCCGGAGGATTGGAACTGCCCGGTGTGTGACCGTCCGAAAAACCAGTTCACGAAATTCGTCTCGCAACTCTGA